One Osmerus eperlanus chromosome 24, fOsmEpe2.1, whole genome shotgun sequence DNA window includes the following coding sequences:
- the LOC134010833 gene encoding interferon-induced protein 44-like produces MVLCPPPPTKRVTKRAMVGNSSASFIKKLQSYTVRLAKAEQGAGLTLCDLMGLGEGGTTGLTLHDTLAVIKGHAPEGHKFSPEQPVRSETVGYVKKPLLKDKVHCVVFVVDASKISTYPKSLSDTFQQLRDHISDLGVHQVALLTHVDKICPDTARDITQVYKSMIVHQTINKAGALLGMSTSYIVPVKNYSSELDLNKNTDILLLSAVDHILQYVDLYFQDNVATESVSTLSWK; encoded by the exons ATggttctgtgccccccccccccaaccaagcGGGTCACCAAGCGTGCTATGGTGGGCAATTCCTCAGCCAGCTTCATCAAGAAG CTTCAGTCCTACACCGTCCGCCTGGCGAAGGCAGAACAGGGGGCGGGGTTGACCCTGTGTGACCTCATGGGCCTGGGCGAGGGCGGGACCACTGGACTGACACTTCACGACACCCTTGCTGTCATCAAAGGCCATGCACCAGAGGGACACAAG TTCAGCCCAGAACAACCAGTGAGGTCGGAGACGGTGGGTTATGTGAAGAAGCCTTTGCTGAAGGACAAGGTGCACTGTGTGGTCTTTGTGGTGGACGCCTCGAAGATCTCCACCTATCCTAAAAGCCTGAGCGACACCTTCCAGCAACTCAGGGACCACATCAGTGACCTCG GTGTACATCAAGTGGCTTTGCTGACACATGTGGACAAGATCTGTCCAGACACGGCTCGAGACATCACCCAGGTGTACAAGAGCATGATCGTTCACCAGACG ATCAACAAGGCTGGGGCTCTACTGGGCATGTCCACATCTTACATCGTCCCGGTGAAGAATTACTCATCAGAGCTTGATCTCAACAAGAACACAGACATCCTCCTGCTAAGTGCTGTGGACCACATCCTGCAATATGTGGACCTCTACTTCCAGGACAATGTTGCAACAGAATCTGTTTCAACATTGTCCTGGAAGTAG
- the LOC134011222 gene encoding interferon-induced protein 44-like, with translation METKLTKEQERELCRLLGNVKLRFLYKATVHGHTAAVFHQLCDRQGPTLTIGYNSSGCIFGGYTTKDFGVTGQYVQDDKAFLFSYNGRNIVKYPVTNITRALYQVSSTGPYFGNDLIFLPNNTRTVQSTPGNFYNFNAVEMHGNNLTLTECEVFQVAEGSDILQKPWRSIIWKAEKRKELIEFIKQYKPTISSVSRAKVLLIGPVGAGKSSFFNSINSIFRGHVTSQAISGSSSTSLSTQFRTYSVKAGREGKPLPILMCDTMGLEEATGAGVDIDDVISILRGHMPDRHQFHPTVPLQPEAHGYRRSPELQDKIHCVAYVIDACKVSILSAKMEEKFAAIRKKVNLLGIPQLVLMTKVDEACPDVADDLKDIYISQYIRTKAQEVSVRLGVPLSCVLPVNYSEELELDLSTDILLLTALVQMLRCTDNYFDDVSDVHD, from the exons ATGGAAACCAAACTAACAAAGGAGCAAGAAAGGGAGTTGTGTCGCCTACTTGGAAACGTCAAACTCCGTTTTTTGTACAAGGCCACTGTCCATGGTCACACAGCGGCTGTCTTTCACCAGCTATGTGACCGCCAAGGTCCCACACTCACTATAGGATACAACTCCTCTGGGTGCATCTTTGGAGGATACACTACCAAAGATTTTGGCGTAACCGGTCAATACGTCCAGGATGACAAAGCTTTCCTGTTCAGCTATAACGGGAGGAATATTGTTAAGTATCCTGTCACAAATATCACACGAGCGCTTTATCAAGTGAGCAGCACTGGCCCCTATTTTGGAAATGATTTGATTTTTTTACCAAATAACACGAGGACTGTTCAGTCTACTCCAGGAAACTTTTACAACTTTAATGCAGTTGAAATGCATGGCAACAACCTGACACTAACTGAATGTGAAGTGTTTCAAGTGgcag AGGGCAGTGACATCCTGCAGAAACCATGGCGGAGCATCATTTGGAAAGCTGA GAAAAGAAAAGAGCTGATAGAATTCATTAAGCAGTACAAGCCCACAATCAGCTCAGTGTCTCGGGCCAAGGTTCTGCTCATTGGTCCCGTTGGTGCTGGAAAGTCCAGCTTCTTCAACTCCATCAACTCCATCTTCAGAGGTCACGTGACCAGCCAGGCTATATCAGGAAGCTCTAGCACCAGCCTTTCCACTCAG TTTCGTACCTACTCTGTGAAGgctggacgagagggcaaaccCCTGCCGATTCTAATGTGTGACACCATGGGACTGGAGGAGGCCACAGGGGCTGGAGTTGAtattgatgatgtcatcagcaTTCTCAGAGGTCACATGCCTGACAGACACCAG TTTCATCCAACAGTCCCTCTTCAACCAGAGGCCCATGGTTACCGTCGTTCTCCTGAGCTGCAGGATAAGATCCACTGTGTTGCCTACGTTATCGATGCCTGCAAAGTCTCCATCTTATCTGCCAAAATGGAGGAGAAATTTGCTGCCATTCGCAAGAAGGTCAATCTGCTAG GCATCCCTCAGCTGGTTCTGATGACTAAAGTGGATGAGGCCTGTCCCGATGTGGCAGATGACCTCAAGGACATCTACATCAGCCAGTACATTAGGACAAAG GCGCAGGAAGTCAGTGTCCGTCTCGGTGTTcccctgtcctgtgtgcttcctgtGAACTACAgcgaggagctggagctggacttGAGCACTGACATCCTGCTCCTCACTGCTCTGGTCCAGATGCTGCGCTGCACTGACAACTACTTTGATGACGTCAGCGATGTGCATGACTAG
- the LOC134011221 gene encoding interferon-induced protein 44-like yields MFASNATQARTIMETKLRKAQETELCRLIGNVQLSLLYKASYHGKHAAAFHQICDRKGPTLTVGYNFKGHIFGGYTSKDFDQTGQYVHDDKAFLFSFNRGHIVKYPVQDGSSALVQNGHDGPSFGKSLVFLPSGQLSIQSNSGYSYNFDAAEMHDNHLQLTECEVFQVEEGIDFLEKPWRNIIWEAERKKELIESIKQYKPIISSVSRAKVLLIGPVGAGKSSFFNSINSIFKGHVANQALSGSSSTSLTTRFRTYSVKAGREGKPLPIILCDTMGLEEATGVGIDVDDVISILKGHMPNRHQFHPSVPLQTVDKSAQLKDQIHCVAYVIDGCKVSIMSAKMEAKLSAIRWKINRLGIPQLVLMTKVDEACPDVADDLRNIYVSQYIRTKAQEVSVRLGVPLSCVLPVKNYSEELELDLSTDILLLTALVQMLRSTDSYFDDVSELDVHD; encoded by the exons ATGTTTGCCTCTAATGCAACGCAGGCCAGGACCATTATGGAAACCAAACTAAGGAAGGCGCAAGAAACGGAGTTGTGCCGACTAATTGGAAACGTCCAACTCAGTCTGTTGTACAAGGCCAGCTACCACGGCAAACACGCAGCCGCATTTCACCAGATATGTGATCGCAAGGGTCCTACACTCACTGTTGGATACAACTTTAAAGGGCACATATTTGGAGGGTACACAAGTAAAGATTTTGACCAAACCGGTCAGTACGTACATGACGACAAAGCTTTTCTTTTCAGTTTCAATCGGGGACATATTGTTAAGTATCCTGTTCAAGATGGCTCGTCGGCGCTCGTGCAGAACGGACACGATGGTCCTTCTTTTGGAAAGAGTTTGGTTTTTTTACCAAGTGGTCAATTATCCATTCAGTCCAACTCTGGATACAGTTACAACTTTGATGCCGCTGAAATGCACGACAACCACCTACAACTAACTGAATGTGAAGTGTTTCAAGTGGAAG AGGGTATTGACTTTCTGGAGAAACCATGGAGGAACATCATTTGGGAAGCTGA GAGAAAAAAGGAGCTGATAGAATCCATTAAGCAGTACAAGCCCATTATCAGTTCAGTGTCTCGGGCCAAGGTTCTGCTCATTGGTCCCGTTGGTGCTGGAAAGTCCAGCTTCTTCAACTCCATCAACTCCATCTTCAAAGGGCATGTGGCCAACCAGGCTTTATCCGGAAGCTCTAGCACCAGCCTCACCACTCGG TTTCGTACCTACTCTGTGAAGgctggacgagagggcaaaccCCTGCCAATCATATTGTGTGACACCATGGGATTGGAGGAGGCCACAGGGGTGGGAATAGATGTGGATGATGTCATCAGCATTCTTAAAGGTCACATGCCTAACAGACACCAG TTCCATCCCTCAGTCCCTCTCCAAACAGTTGATAAGTCAGCACAGCTGAAGGATCAGATCCATTGTGTTGCCTATGTTATCGATGGCTGCAAGGTCTCCATCATGTCTGCCAAAATGGAGGCAAAACTGTCTGCCATTCGCTGGAAGATCAACCGGCTAG GCATCCCTCAGCTGGTTCTGATGACTAAAGTGGATGAGGCCTGTCCCGATGTGGCAGACGACCTCAGGAACATCTACGTCAGCCAGTACATTAGGACAAAG GCGCAGGAAGTCAGTGTCCGTCTCGGTGTTcccctgtcctgtgtgcttcctgtgaagaactacagcgaggagctggagctggacctGAGCACTGACATCCTGCTCCTCACTGCTCTGGTCCAGATGCTGCGCAGCACTGACAGCTACTTTGATGACGTCAGTGAGCTAGATGTGCATGACTAG
- the rabgap1l gene encoding rab GTPase-activating protein 1-like isoform X2, whose translation MMEEISIKVAYDAHVINQFCEEDVLANLVAHSKPRHVVPTKKLKKFEKEYLSFRESQLQQEDPIDRYQRENRRLQEASMRLEQENDDLAHELVTSKIALRNDLDQAEDKADVLNKELLNTKQRLVETEEEKRRQEEETAQLKEVFRRELEKAESEIKKTTAIIAEYKQICSQLSSRLEKQQAATKEELDIVKSKVMACERCREVFSKEGPLQMPPPSRDCGPGDQDEEKDSLKSQLREMELELAQTKLQLVEAKCKIQELEHQRGVLMNEIQAAKNSWFSKTLGSLKSSGSSQSSQPPSSPKEGPQ comes from the exons ATGATGGAAGAAATCTCGATCAAGGTGGCGTACGACGCTCACGTCATCAACCAGTTCTGTGAGGAGGACGTTCTGGCCAACCTGGTGGCCCACTCCAAGCCCAGACACGTG gtgccCACCAAGAAGCTGAAGAAGTTTGAGAAGGAGTACCTGTCCTTCAGGGAGAGCCAGCTCCAGCAAGAAGACCCTATCGACCGTTACCAG AGGGAGAACCGTCGCCTACAGGAGGCCAGCATGCGTCTGGAGCAGGAGAACGACGACCTGGCGCACGAGCTGGTCACCAGTAAGATCGCCCTCCGCAACGACCTGGACCAG GCGGAGGACAAGGCGGACGTGTTGAACAAGGAGCTGCTGAACACCAAGCAGCGCCTggtggagacggaggaggagaagaggaggcaggaggaggagacagcacag CTGAAGGAAGTGTtcaggagagagctggagaaggCCGAGTCAGAGATCAAGAAGACCACAGCCATCATCGCCGAATACAAACAG ATCTGCTCTCAGCTGAGCAGCAGGTTAGAGAAGCAGCAGGCCGCCAccaaggaggagctggacatagTCAAG AGTAAGGTGATGGCGTGCGAGCGTTGCCGGGAGGTGTTCAGTAAAGAAGGGCCCCTCCAGATGCCTCCGCCCAGCAGGGACTGCGGGCCCGGCGATCAGGACGAGGAGAAGGACTCTCTGAAGAGCCAGCTGAGGGagatggagctggagctggcccAGACCAAGCTGCAGCTGGTGGAGGCCAAGTGCAAGATCCAG GAGCTGGAACACCAGCGGGGGGTCCTGATGAACGAGATCCAAGCAGCCAAGAACTCCTGGTTCAGCAAGACCCTGGGCTCCCTGAAGAGCTCCGGcagctcccagtcctcccagccgCCCTCCTCCCCTAAGGAAGGGCCCCAGTGA
- the rabgap1l gene encoding rab GTPase-activating protein 1-like isoform X1: MVVHGAAEEAGSPGEEKAGQADSVCKVMGMLGMGHRLFVPRLLATSKEDLLQADFEGALKFFRVQLPKRYRAAENARRLMEQACNIKVPTKKLKKFEKEYLSFRESQLQQEDPIDRYQRENRRLQEASMRLEQENDDLAHELVTSKIALRNDLDQAEDKADVLNKELLNTKQRLVETEEEKRRQEEETAQLKEVFRRELEKAESEIKKTTAIIAEYKQICSQLSSRLEKQQAATKEELDIVKSKVMACERCREVFSKEGPLQMPPPSRDCGPGDQDEEKDSLKSQLREMELELAQTKLQLVEAKCKIQELEHQRGVLMNEIQAAKNSWFSKTLGSLKSSGSSQSSQPPSSPKEGPQ; the protein is encoded by the exons ATGGTGGTGCACGGGGCagcagaggaggcaggcagcCCTGGGGAGGAGAAGGCCGGGCAGGCAGACTCGGTCTGCAAGGTGATGGGGATGCTGGGAATGGGACACCGCCTCTTCGTACCACGGCTGCTggcg ACGTCCAAAGAGGACCTGCTCCAGGCAGACTTCGAAGGGGCTCTCAAGTTCTTCCGGGTCCAGTTGCCTAAACGCTACCGGGCAGCCGAGAATGCCCGCAGGCTGATGGAACAAGCCTGCAACATTAAG gtgccCACCAAGAAGCTGAAGAAGTTTGAGAAGGAGTACCTGTCCTTCAGGGAGAGCCAGCTCCAGCAAGAAGACCCTATCGACCGTTACCAG AGGGAGAACCGTCGCCTACAGGAGGCCAGCATGCGTCTGGAGCAGGAGAACGACGACCTGGCGCACGAGCTGGTCACCAGTAAGATCGCCCTCCGCAACGACCTGGACCAG GCGGAGGACAAGGCGGACGTGTTGAACAAGGAGCTGCTGAACACCAAGCAGCGCCTggtggagacggaggaggagaagaggaggcaggaggaggagacagcacag CTGAAGGAAGTGTtcaggagagagctggagaaggCCGAGTCAGAGATCAAGAAGACCACAGCCATCATCGCCGAATACAAACAG ATCTGCTCTCAGCTGAGCAGCAGGTTAGAGAAGCAGCAGGCCGCCAccaaggaggagctggacatagTCAAG AGTAAGGTGATGGCGTGCGAGCGTTGCCGGGAGGTGTTCAGTAAAGAAGGGCCCCTCCAGATGCCTCCGCCCAGCAGGGACTGCGGGCCCGGCGATCAGGACGAGGAGAAGGACTCTCTGAAGAGCCAGCTGAGGGagatggagctggagctggcccAGACCAAGCTGCAGCTGGTGGAGGCCAAGTGCAAGATCCAG GAGCTGGAACACCAGCGGGGGGTCCTGATGAACGAGATCCAAGCAGCCAAGAACTCCTGGTTCAGCAAGACCCTGGGCTCCCTGAAGAGCTCCGGcagctcccagtcctcccagccgCCCTCCTCCCCTAAGGAAGGGCCCCAGTGA
- the rabgap1l gene encoding rab GTPase-activating protein 1-like isoform X3 gives MPEEQAFCVLVKIMYDYGLRALYKNNFEDLHCKFYQLERLLQEQIPELWSHFQEMNLEAHMYASQWFLTLFTAKFPLCMVFHITDLLLCEGLNIIFNVALALLKTSKEDLLQADFEGALKFFRVQLPKRYRAAENARRLMEQACNIKVPTKKLKKFEKEYLSFRESQLQQEDPIDRYQFRSV, from the exons atgcCCGAGGAGCAGGCTTTCTGCGTGCTGGTGAAGATCATGTATGACTACGGACTCAGAGCTCTGTACAAGAACAACTTTGAGGACCTACACTGCAAGTTCTACCAGCTGGAGAGACTGCTACAG GAGCAGATTCCCGAGCTGTGGTCCCACTTCCAGGAGATGAACCTGGAGGCCCACATGTACGCCTCGCAGTGGTTCCTCACCCTCTTCACGGCCAAGTTCCCCCTCTGCATGGTGTTCCACATCACGGACCTGCTGCTCTGCGAG GGTCTAAACATCATCTTCAATGTCGCCCTTGCCCTTCTCAAG ACGTCCAAAGAGGACCTGCTCCAGGCAGACTTCGAAGGGGCTCTCAAGTTCTTCCGGGTCCAGTTGCCTAAACGCTACCGGGCAGCCGAGAATGCCCGCAGGCTGATGGAACAAGCCTGCAACATTAAG gtgccCACCAAGAAGCTGAAGAAGTTTGAGAAGGAGTACCTGTCCTTCAGGGAGAGCCAGCTCCAGCAAGAAGACCCTATCGACCGTTACCAG ttCAGGTCTGTGTAG